A part of Myxococcus landrumus genomic DNA contains:
- a CDS encoding fatty acid desaturase family protein has product MSSPVPPAFNIASVDVEGFHRELKALRAELDANVGEADLKHLRKIERWGRIGTLLGMATCWIAPNPFSAVALSVGRSTRWLLMHHVGHRGYDRVPGVPASRTGKGFAKGTRRYLDWLDWMLPDAWVYEHNVLHHSFTGEDADPDLLERNAEGTLRNPNRSLALRYLQLGLLALTWRASYYAPETLSALRRKGRRDGGALTGAEWKELLLHCYLPYSLVQFVLFPALFLIVGPWAAFSAFCNSVMADVLTSLHTFLVVGPNHTGEDLYRFDTSPANKGERYVQQVIGSANYRTGGDLNDFAHLWLNYQIEHHIWPDLSMLKYREVQPKVRALCEKYGIPYVQESVWTRVRKMVDVVVGKRSMRKLAPRAADAASPSAPEGLQAHGA; this is encoded by the coding sequence ATGTCGTCGCCCGTGCCCCCCGCCTTCAACATCGCCTCCGTGGACGTGGAGGGCTTCCATCGGGAGCTGAAGGCGCTGCGCGCGGAGCTGGACGCCAACGTGGGTGAGGCGGACCTGAAGCACCTGCGGAAGATTGAGCGCTGGGGTCGGATTGGGACGCTGCTGGGCATGGCCACCTGCTGGATTGCGCCGAATCCGTTCAGCGCCGTGGCGCTCAGCGTGGGGCGCTCGACGCGGTGGTTGCTGATGCACCACGTGGGGCATCGCGGCTATGACCGCGTCCCGGGAGTCCCCGCATCCCGGACGGGCAAGGGCTTCGCGAAGGGCACGCGCCGCTACCTCGACTGGCTCGACTGGATGCTGCCCGATGCCTGGGTCTACGAGCACAACGTCCTGCATCACTCGTTCACCGGCGAGGACGCGGACCCGGACCTGTTGGAGCGCAACGCCGAAGGCACGCTGCGCAATCCCAACCGGTCGCTCGCGCTGCGCTATCTCCAGCTCGGCCTGCTGGCGCTCACGTGGCGCGCCTCCTACTACGCACCCGAGACGCTGAGCGCCCTGCGCCGCAAGGGACGCCGGGACGGCGGCGCGCTCACGGGCGCGGAGTGGAAGGAGCTCCTCCTTCACTGCTACCTGCCTTACTCCCTCGTGCAGTTCGTGCTCTTCCCCGCGCTGTTCCTCATCGTGGGGCCGTGGGCGGCCTTCAGCGCGTTCTGCAACTCGGTGATGGCGGACGTGCTCACCAGCCTCCACACGTTCCTGGTGGTGGGGCCCAACCACACGGGCGAAGACCTCTATCGCTTCGACACGTCTCCGGCGAACAAGGGCGAGCGCTACGTGCAGCAGGTCATCGGCAGCGCGAACTACCGGACGGGTGGAGACCTGAACGACTTCGCGCACCTGTGGCTGAACTACCAGATTGAGCACCACATCTGGCCGGACCTGTCGATGCTCAAGTACCGCGAGGTGCAGCCGAAGGTCCGCGCCCTCTGCGAGAAGTACGGCATCCCCTACGTGCAGGAGAGCGTGTGGACTCGCGTCCGGAAGATGGTGGACGTGGTGGTGGGCAAGCGCTCCATGCGGAAGCTCGCGCCGCGCGCCGCTGACGCTGCGTCTCCCTCGGCGCCCGAAGGACTGCAGGCACACGGGGCCTGA
- a CDS encoding TonB C-terminal domain-containing protein, with translation MESPPAIEAPVRPPDRTDTPHASSPPPSDGHLFSLPKTLTPGGIPLPSGSPIQSGRTLHPGDPAPSREALAAEEGERVRGRVQGFIDDQQAILRVENGLVDPYFTELRKALEKGFVDAPVFPGSPLGKQIATAWAAQAQRFGTTGTPAGPVPQASTPTEQLKALETRLGRNTLEHLRSRVQLGSELRHVADGGGGKLVVTLELLQDADGTLREAKLVSVSGVPAYDTYVLNAVPSALAKLPPPRDGARGIKPEGIRSLWAVEGRVVYFRKAKDLKKRSALYLATALAVGVLAGRFEETTGEVEVVDFTNPRFVCQPRLLRVY, from the coding sequence GTGGAATCACCTCCCGCCATCGAGGCCCCCGTTCGTCCGCCAGACAGGACCGACACGCCGCACGCATCCTCGCCCCCGCCCTCTGACGGCCATCTCTTCTCCCTCCCGAAGACCCTCACGCCTGGAGGCATCCCGCTCCCCTCTGGGTCTCCCATCCAGAGCGGGCGGACACTCCACCCCGGAGACCCCGCGCCTTCCCGGGAGGCCCTCGCCGCCGAGGAGGGCGAGCGCGTCCGTGGCCGGGTGCAAGGCTTCATCGACGACCAGCAGGCGATCCTCCGCGTGGAGAACGGGTTGGTCGACCCGTACTTCACCGAGCTGCGCAAGGCGCTCGAGAAGGGGTTCGTGGATGCGCCCGTCTTCCCTGGGAGTCCCCTGGGGAAGCAGATCGCGACAGCCTGGGCCGCCCAGGCCCAGCGCTTCGGCACCACGGGCACTCCCGCCGGCCCCGTTCCCCAGGCCAGCACTCCGACCGAGCAGCTCAAGGCCCTCGAGACCCGCCTCGGAAGAAACACCCTGGAGCACCTGCGCAGCCGCGTCCAACTGGGCTCCGAGCTGCGACACGTCGCCGACGGCGGTGGCGGGAAGCTCGTCGTCACCCTCGAGCTGCTGCAGGACGCGGACGGCACCCTGCGCGAGGCGAAGCTCGTGTCGGTGAGCGGCGTCCCCGCCTACGACACCTACGTCCTCAATGCCGTGCCGAGCGCACTCGCGAAGCTCCCCCCGCCTCGCGACGGCGCGCGGGGCATCAAGCCCGAAGGCATCCGCTCCCTCTGGGCCGTGGAAGGACGGGTCGTCTATTTCCGCAAGGCCAAGGACCTGAAGAAGCGCAGCGCCCTGTACCTCGCCACGGCGCTGGCGGTGGGTGTCCTGGCCGGCCGCTTCGAGGAGACCACGGGCGAAGTCGAGGTCGTCGACTTCACCAACCCCCGGTTCGTCTGCCAACCCAGGCTGCTGCGGGTCTACTGA
- the def gene encoding peptide deformylase, with the protein MVLKIVQAGEPVLRQKARDLTPEEIGSPEIQRLIVLMRDTMRDAPGVGLAAPQVGVGLRLVVIEDRSEYQAGVAPADLADRERTPVPFHVLINPRLTVEDASPAEFYEGCLSVSGFAALVARARGVRVDALDEQGRPVTIHARGWYARILQHELDHLDGTLYVDRMESRSFVTGENHRRHWAGRGTAEVRAALGLPVGKKAD; encoded by the coding sequence ATGGTGCTCAAAATCGTCCAGGCGGGAGAGCCGGTGCTGCGGCAGAAGGCGCGAGACCTGACGCCGGAGGAGATTGGCAGTCCCGAGATTCAACGGCTCATCGTGCTGATGCGAGACACGATGCGCGACGCGCCCGGAGTGGGGCTCGCGGCGCCGCAGGTGGGAGTGGGGTTGCGGTTGGTGGTGATTGAGGACCGCTCGGAATACCAGGCGGGCGTGGCTCCGGCGGACCTGGCGGACCGGGAGCGGACGCCGGTTCCGTTCCATGTGCTCATCAATCCGAGACTGACGGTGGAGGATGCGTCGCCCGCGGAGTTCTACGAGGGGTGCCTGAGTGTCTCGGGGTTCGCGGCGCTGGTGGCGAGGGCGAGAGGGGTTCGGGTGGACGCGCTGGACGAGCAGGGGAGGCCCGTGACGATTCACGCGCGAGGTTGGTATGCGCGCATCCTCCAGCACGAGCTGGACCACCTGGATGGGACGCTCTACGTGGACCGGATGGAGTCGCGCAGCTTCGTGACGGGGGAGAACCATCGCCGGCACTGGGCGGGGCGCGGCACCGCCGAGGTCAGGGCCGCGCTGGGGCTGCCAGTGGGAAAGAAGGCGGACTGA
- a CDS encoding glutathione S-transferase domain-containing protein — MKPIIIGRSSSHFTRIARVFAEELRVDYDFHILRDLMSPKPEDYGGNPALKIPVLRDSRGSWFGALNVCRELWRRSSHQPSVVWPEDLTEPVSANAQELVLQSMATEVTLIMSRVGGGAESSAHQDKMRRSLGNMLGWLDENAASVFNALPAGREVSFLEVSLYCLVMHLEFREVLPTAPFTALTEFCQRFGTRASCAATVFRFDT, encoded by the coding sequence ATGAAGCCCATCATCATCGGCCGTTCGAGCTCGCACTTCACACGCATCGCGCGCGTCTTCGCCGAGGAGCTGCGCGTCGACTACGACTTCCACATCCTGCGGGACCTCATGTCTCCGAAGCCGGAGGACTATGGCGGCAATCCCGCGCTCAAGATTCCCGTGCTGCGGGACTCGCGAGGCTCGTGGTTTGGAGCGCTCAATGTCTGTCGCGAGCTCTGGCGGCGGTCGAGTCACCAGCCGAGCGTGGTGTGGCCGGAGGACCTCACGGAGCCGGTGAGCGCGAATGCGCAGGAGCTGGTGCTCCAGTCGATGGCGACGGAGGTGACGTTGATCATGTCGCGAGTGGGTGGCGGAGCCGAAAGCAGCGCCCACCAGGACAAGATGCGTCGGAGCCTGGGCAACATGCTGGGATGGCTGGATGAGAACGCGGCGTCTGTGTTCAACGCGCTCCCCGCCGGACGTGAGGTGAGCTTCCTCGAGGTCTCGCTCTACTGCCTCGTGATGCACCTGGAGTTTCGAGAGGTCCTGCCGACGGCGCCCTTCACCGCGCTGACGGAGTTCTGTCAGCGCTTCGGGACGCGGGCTTCTTGCGCCGCGACGGTCTTCCGCTTCGATACGTGA
- a CDS encoding MBL fold metallo-hydrolase, giving the protein MAFTEVQAGPYTVRGISVGGVYTSLQVPELDVVLDVGIPIRSFAGTERIFLSHAHPDHASALGSLLGIRRLLGKGAPQLFLPAEIEPTVREALEVLSRLHHTAMEVKTVPMLPGDVQPLGQGLHVRAFRTHHPVPSLGYQFLRRVTKLRPEHLGIPPQEIAQRRKAGEDLFTEVEHLELAYATDTLARVLETEPTLFDSRVLVIECTFVDPKRSVQDARDRAHLHLDELLAHADRFRNEALVLMHFSQALGPQEVQSMIRERLPASLLERVRIFAPDSGRWFG; this is encoded by the coding sequence ATGGCGTTCACCGAAGTCCAGGCCGGCCCCTACACCGTGCGAGGCATCTCCGTCGGGGGTGTCTACACCTCCCTCCAGGTGCCGGAGCTGGACGTGGTGCTCGACGTGGGCATCCCCATCCGCTCCTTCGCGGGCACGGAGCGCATCTTCCTCAGCCACGCGCACCCCGACCACGCAAGCGCGCTGGGGTCGCTGCTGGGCATCCGCCGGTTGCTCGGGAAGGGGGCTCCGCAGCTCTTCCTGCCCGCCGAAATCGAGCCCACTGTTCGCGAGGCCCTCGAGGTGCTCTCCCGGCTTCATCACACCGCGATGGAAGTGAAGACGGTGCCGATGCTTCCCGGGGACGTTCAGCCGCTCGGCCAGGGGCTCCACGTGCGCGCGTTTCGCACGCACCACCCGGTGCCGTCGCTCGGCTACCAGTTCCTCCGGCGCGTCACCAAGCTGCGCCCCGAGCACCTGGGCATCCCCCCGCAGGAGATTGCGCAACGCCGCAAGGCGGGCGAGGACCTCTTCACGGAGGTGGAACACCTGGAACTGGCCTACGCGACGGACACCCTGGCGCGTGTGTTGGAGACGGAACCCACGCTCTTCGATTCCCGGGTCCTCGTCATCGAATGCACGTTCGTCGACCCCAAGCGCTCCGTGCAGGACGCGCGGGACCGTGCGCACCTCCACCTGGATGAGCTGCTGGCGCATGCCGACCGCTTCCGGAACGAGGCGCTGGTGCTCATGCACTTCAGCCAGGCCCTGGGCCCGCAGGAAGTGCAGTCGATGATTCGAGAGCGCCTCCCCGCCTCGCTCCTGGAGCGGGTCCGCATCTTCGCGCCCGACTCCGGCCGCTGGTTCGGCTGA
- a CDS encoding YciI family protein — MRVMVIVKASPNSEKGLMPKEEMLAAMGKYNEELVKAGIMLAGEGLHPSSKGKRVVFGDGKKPSVVDGPFAETKELVAGYWLWQVRNMDEALEWARRCPNPMPGEEGVLEIRPVFEASDFGEEFTPELRAQEDRLRVELEQQQRAK, encoded by the coding sequence ATGCGCGTGATGGTCATCGTGAAGGCGAGCCCGAACTCCGAGAAGGGCCTGATGCCGAAGGAGGAGATGCTGGCGGCGATGGGGAAGTACAACGAGGAGCTGGTGAAGGCGGGCATCATGCTCGCGGGCGAGGGACTCCACCCCAGCAGCAAGGGCAAGCGGGTCGTCTTCGGCGACGGAAAGAAGCCGAGTGTGGTCGACGGTCCGTTCGCGGAGACCAAGGAGCTGGTGGCCGGCTACTGGCTCTGGCAGGTGCGCAACATGGACGAGGCCCTCGAGTGGGCGCGCCGTTGCCCGAACCCGATGCCTGGTGAGGAAGGTGTCCTCGAGATTCGCCCGGTGTTCGAGGCGTCGGACTTCGGAGAGGAGTTCACCCCGGAGCTTCGCGCACAGGAAGATCGCCTCCGCGTGGAGCTGGAGCAGCAGCAGCGGGCAAAGTAG
- a CDS encoding transporter substrate-binding domain-containing protein — MECCSRWLFVVALLVSVTACKQDPPAPPPAPPVVAAAEPEDPPFPEQALPLPVEDAHPNAAPAKPPEPPFTGDLPALRTRGVLRVLVETIDERSLPRQGMPRSQDRALLERFAEKHGMTAEFIPVERFDQLIPLLREGRGDVIAADLTVTPERAKELAFTRPLALVSEVLVGKRGTSGLPRKPEELAGRAVHVRASSTFATSLATLAKDKAPGLVVEPVAESLDSEELAWKVTQGELPLTIVDSHLLAAIETYNPNVEALFPIAEKRALAWGVRLDNAALRGALDAFLIERALTEHHQQLFTGDLDGIRKRGVLRVLTRNSPVTYYLHRGGQAGFDYTMAKLVADALKVRLEILVPPSYEALLSWLQEGRGDMVAAALTITPERQREVSFSSPYLFVDEVLVQRAGAEKPASLADLKGRAIHVRRSSSHFATLSALAPQHGFVLVEEPEDQDAETLIERVARGEIPFTVTDSHILAAELVYRDDVEVALTVPGQGTPAGKEGHYGIAFAVRPQSPKLRAFLDGFVKKTYRGTEYNLARRRYFEGRREQAPATTEEAVLAGTISPYDGLVRSYSARYGLDWRLMVAQMFQESRFDPRARSWVGAQGLFQVMPDTGTELGFRKLEDPEQGIHAGVKYMHQLIGRIAPEIPFKQRLRFALASYNAGLGHVLDARRLAQEQGLDPNRWFGHVEKAMLLLEKPHYYRRARHGYCRGSEPVKYVSEIQTRYGNYVAVVQH, encoded by the coding sequence ATGGAGTGCTGTTCCCGCTGGCTGTTCGTCGTCGCGTTGCTCGTGAGTGTCACCGCCTGCAAGCAGGACCCTCCCGCGCCTCCGCCGGCACCTCCCGTCGTGGCCGCCGCCGAGCCGGAGGATCCGCCGTTCCCTGAACAGGCCCTGCCGCTCCCAGTCGAAGACGCTCATCCCAACGCCGCCCCCGCGAAGCCGCCCGAGCCTCCCTTCACCGGAGACCTCCCAGCGCTCCGCACCCGCGGCGTGCTGCGAGTCCTCGTCGAGACCATCGACGAGCGCTCCCTCCCGCGACAGGGCATGCCCCGCTCGCAGGACCGCGCCCTCCTGGAGCGCTTCGCCGAGAAGCACGGGATGACCGCCGAGTTCATTCCTGTCGAGCGCTTCGACCAGCTCATCCCGTTGCTTCGTGAAGGTCGAGGAGACGTCATCGCCGCGGACCTCACCGTCACCCCCGAGCGTGCCAAGGAGCTCGCGTTCACCCGGCCGCTCGCGCTCGTCAGCGAAGTCCTGGTCGGCAAGCGTGGCACCTCTGGCTTGCCTCGCAAGCCCGAGGAACTCGCGGGCCGCGCTGTCCATGTCCGCGCCAGCTCCACCTTCGCCACGTCACTCGCCACCCTCGCCAAGGACAAGGCCCCGGGACTTGTCGTCGAGCCCGTGGCCGAGAGCCTCGACTCCGAGGAGCTGGCCTGGAAGGTCACCCAAGGCGAGCTCCCGCTGACCATCGTGGACAGCCACCTGCTGGCGGCCATCGAGACCTACAACCCGAACGTCGAAGCCCTCTTTCCCATCGCGGAGAAGCGGGCCCTCGCGTGGGGCGTGCGGCTGGACAACGCCGCGCTGCGCGGGGCCCTGGATGCCTTCCTCATCGAGCGCGCGCTCACCGAGCATCACCAACAACTCTTCACCGGCGACCTCGACGGCATCCGCAAGCGCGGCGTGCTGCGAGTCCTCACGCGCAACAGTCCCGTCACCTACTACCTGCACCGAGGAGGACAGGCTGGCTTCGACTACACGATGGCGAAGCTCGTGGCGGATGCCCTCAAGGTGCGGCTCGAGATCCTGGTCCCGCCTTCCTACGAGGCGCTCCTCTCCTGGTTGCAGGAGGGCAGGGGAGACATGGTCGCCGCCGCGCTCACCATCACCCCGGAGCGTCAGCGTGAGGTCTCCTTCTCGAGTCCCTACCTCTTCGTGGACGAGGTCCTCGTGCAGCGCGCGGGCGCCGAGAAGCCCGCATCACTCGCGGACCTGAAGGGCCGCGCGATTCACGTCCGTCGCTCGTCCAGCCACTTCGCCACCTTGAGCGCACTGGCTCCTCAGCACGGCTTCGTCCTCGTCGAGGAGCCCGAGGACCAGGACGCGGAGACGCTCATCGAGCGCGTGGCCCGCGGCGAGATTCCCTTCACCGTGACGGACAGCCACATCCTCGCCGCGGAGCTCGTGTATCGCGATGACGTGGAAGTTGCGTTGACGGTGCCCGGCCAGGGCACGCCCGCCGGGAAGGAGGGGCACTACGGCATCGCCTTCGCCGTGCGCCCACAGAGCCCGAAGCTGCGCGCGTTCCTGGACGGCTTCGTGAAGAAGACCTATCGCGGTACCGAGTACAACCTGGCCCGCCGCCGCTACTTCGAGGGGCGACGTGAGCAGGCCCCCGCGACCACGGAGGAGGCGGTCCTCGCTGGCACCATCTCGCCCTATGACGGACTCGTCCGCTCCTACTCGGCGCGCTACGGCCTGGACTGGCGGTTGATGGTCGCGCAGATGTTCCAGGAGAGCCGCTTCGACCCTCGCGCCCGGAGCTGGGTGGGCGCACAGGGCCTCTTCCAGGTCATGCCCGACACGGGCACGGAGCTGGGCTTCCGCAAGCTCGAGGACCCCGAGCAAGGCATCCACGCGGGCGTGAAGTACATGCACCAGCTCATCGGCCGCATCGCTCCGGAGATTCCCTTCAAGCAGCGGCTGCGCTTCGCCCTGGCCTCCTACAACGCGGGCCTCGGCCACGTGCTCGACGCCCGGCGCCTGGCGCAGGAGCAGGGCCTGGACCCCAATCGTTGGTTCGGCCACGTCGAGAAGGCCATGCTCCTCCTCGAGAAGCCCCACTACTACCGCCGCGCGCGGCACGGCTACTGCCGCGGCTCCGAGCCCGTGAAGTACGTCTCCGAAATCCAGACGCGCTACGGGAACTACGTGGCGGTCGTCCAACACTGA
- a CDS encoding mucoidy inhibitor MuiA family protein, which translates to MSTPFTLPVVKVTLLEDRALIERRGEVPLVPGAQRLVISGLSPLAVDRSLQAKLAGGTVSQARVRRARRPQPPEALREHTTHLDQRVADLEQEERQRLADVNRLTARHGLLTTAHADVYRAISEQAGGGLARAETWKQQLDSVRQELEAAGEALRTALREQQDVQQRLIEARRARAETQQEEARLDVHAELEVGHPAGGTALLSITYLVPCAAWRPAYRATLESSSEGTNTTVRLECEAVVWQRTEEEWKDVELAFSTARPTLGAAPPRLEPDWLFLRDKTDREKQVVEVAVREEVIQTAGEGGAAKRDEGPPGMDDGGEPLTLAAPHRATVPSDGEPHRVPLFHFTAPAASELLVCPELSPLVHRVARFDNVGPAVLLAGPVDLVRQSGYVGRSQLRFTGKGERLRLGFGSEDSLRVARQTDLQEDVSRLTGRKVKTHHVRMFVSNMGPKPAAVALEERLPVSEVESVEVVLQKEATRPAPTRVSTEGIARFELTALPRSQQELTLVYTVTSSSKVAGL; encoded by the coding sequence ATGAGCACGCCCTTCACCCTGCCGGTCGTCAAGGTCACCCTCCTGGAAGACCGCGCCCTCATCGAGCGCCGAGGTGAAGTCCCGCTGGTCCCGGGCGCCCAGCGCCTGGTCATCTCGGGGCTGTCCCCCTTGGCCGTGGACCGCTCCCTCCAGGCGAAGCTCGCCGGAGGCACCGTGTCCCAGGCACGCGTGCGTCGCGCGCGAAGGCCTCAACCACCCGAGGCCCTGCGCGAGCACACCACCCACCTGGACCAGCGCGTGGCGGACCTGGAGCAGGAGGAGCGCCAGCGTCTCGCGGATGTGAATCGTCTGACGGCTCGCCACGGCCTGCTGACGACGGCACATGCGGACGTCTACCGCGCCATCTCCGAGCAGGCCGGCGGAGGTCTGGCGCGAGCCGAGACGTGGAAACAACAGCTCGACTCCGTCCGCCAGGAACTGGAGGCCGCGGGCGAGGCACTGCGCACCGCGCTGCGCGAACAGCAGGACGTGCAGCAGCGGCTCATCGAGGCGCGACGCGCACGCGCGGAGACGCAGCAGGAGGAGGCTCGGCTCGACGTCCACGCGGAGCTGGAGGTGGGGCACCCCGCGGGAGGAACCGCGCTGCTGTCCATCACCTACCTGGTGCCCTGCGCGGCCTGGCGTCCCGCGTATCGCGCGACGCTCGAGTCGTCGTCCGAGGGGACCAACACGACGGTGCGGCTGGAGTGCGAGGCCGTGGTGTGGCAGCGCACGGAGGAGGAATGGAAGGACGTGGAGCTGGCGTTCTCCACCGCGCGTCCCACGCTGGGCGCGGCACCGCCCCGGCTGGAGCCGGACTGGCTCTTCCTCCGCGACAAGACAGACCGCGAGAAGCAGGTCGTCGAAGTGGCGGTGCGCGAGGAGGTCATCCAGACGGCGGGCGAAGGTGGCGCGGCGAAGCGCGACGAGGGTCCGCCCGGCATGGATGACGGCGGTGAGCCCCTGACGCTCGCGGCGCCTCATCGAGCCACGGTGCCTTCCGATGGTGAGCCGCATCGCGTCCCCCTGTTCCACTTCACCGCGCCCGCCGCGTCCGAGCTGCTCGTCTGTCCGGAGCTGTCACCGCTGGTTCATCGGGTGGCGCGCTTCGACAACGTGGGTCCGGCGGTGCTGCTCGCGGGTCCGGTGGACCTGGTGCGCCAGAGTGGATACGTCGGCCGCTCGCAGCTCCGCTTCACCGGGAAGGGCGAGCGACTGCGGCTGGGCTTCGGGAGTGAAGACTCCCTGCGCGTGGCCCGACAGACGGACCTCCAGGAGGACGTGAGCCGGCTGACGGGGCGCAAGGTGAAGACCCATCACGTGCGCATGTTCGTCTCCAACATGGGCCCCAAGCCCGCGGCGGTCGCGCTCGAGGAGCGGCTGCCCGTCTCCGAGGTGGAGTCCGTGGAGGTGGTGCTCCAGAAGGAAGCCACCCGGCCCGCGCCCACGCGCGTGAGCACGGAGGGCATCGCGCGCTTCGAGCTCACGGCGCTGCCGCGCTCACAGCAGGAGCTGACGCTGGTCTACACGGTGACCAGTTCGTCGAAGGTCGCGGGACTGTAG
- a CDS encoding DUF4139 domain-containing protein translates to MLVVPSILDAVTVHAEGALCTRVATLQLVEDRVPTEVQLNGLPLSLRAGTLRASVRQGPPGLTVRAIRPTYDVQLPPEVDVPSEHQALEAARARVSDVTTRLEGLQRELQSIGALKPTFPPKNKDHYQPHETPLAAMLALTSFVDSELAALHSRRLDLERDLRDAEADVRLRRQRLHEASSAVRGERARVYRAAVLTLSGAPWPRETPALIALEYAVPGARWVPTYDLHLPRTLEEGTLRMRASIIQRTGEDWSGVKLAVSTAALDRRAEVPELKALRIGRRQPAPPRSGWREPPPGLDELFAGYDALRPSPASRNQPVNGPASAPYQAAVGGPPQEGAGAANMEIQLEEASSGGRPQAPKKARAARDVDALGAAAPAMAMPGGAASASPSRPMPRPAAAPMASKPSLNRARMEPEDMPAMRRARGGRGAPAPKQDEGMDDDDMPQESLVLDEPMMADLVAAEPESEDGFGGSAEKLGATPRVEPADQWLDYERLALAPADAEASGRGRLHARPSHVTREVLALSAIQVQVNVVSFVAVCEREVASLWRVPAPAWTVPPRESAMHFDARFDVETRADVPSDGTWHTLPVLSVPVGLSPEYVCVPSVEPRAFRTVRVENRSPYPLLAGPVDVTLGDEFLMTSPLPTMPPGSTQRLGLGVEESIKVARNTRFDEASGGIFGGATMLTHHVSVELANRLTNRILVEVCERVPAVPSNFEKDVKVEEMEVAPHWQKRTPLPGEVPVEGERAWRVVLQPGEAQTLKATWTVKIPASKMLGGGNRRT, encoded by the coding sequence ATGCTCGTCGTGCCATCCATCCTGGATGCGGTCACCGTTCACGCGGAGGGGGCGCTGTGTACACGCGTCGCCACCCTGCAACTGGTGGAGGACCGTGTTCCAACCGAAGTCCAGCTCAACGGTCTTCCCCTGTCACTGCGTGCCGGCACACTCCGAGCCAGCGTGAGACAAGGACCACCCGGTCTCACCGTCCGCGCCATCCGCCCGACCTACGACGTCCAGCTTCCTCCCGAAGTCGACGTGCCCAGCGAGCATCAAGCGCTGGAGGCGGCCCGCGCGCGTGTCTCGGATGTGACGACCCGGCTGGAGGGCCTCCAGCGCGAGCTCCAGTCCATTGGCGCGCTCAAGCCCACGTTCCCCCCGAAGAACAAGGACCACTACCAGCCGCATGAGACGCCGCTGGCCGCCATGCTGGCGCTGACGTCCTTCGTGGACTCGGAGCTGGCAGCCTTGCACTCGCGCCGTCTGGATTTGGAGCGGGACCTGCGCGACGCGGAGGCCGACGTGCGGCTGCGGCGACAGCGTTTGCATGAGGCCTCCAGCGCCGTGCGCGGTGAGCGTGCTCGCGTGTATCGCGCCGCCGTGCTCACCTTGTCCGGAGCCCCTTGGCCCCGTGAGACACCCGCGCTCATCGCCCTGGAGTACGCCGTGCCGGGCGCGCGCTGGGTCCCCACGTATGATTTGCATCTGCCCAGGACGCTGGAAGAGGGCACGCTGCGCATGCGCGCCTCCATCATCCAACGCACGGGCGAGGACTGGTCCGGCGTGAAGCTGGCCGTGTCCACCGCCGCGCTGGACCGGAGGGCGGAGGTGCCCGAGCTCAAGGCCCTGCGCATCGGACGCCGGCAACCCGCACCGCCTCGCTCCGGTTGGAGAGAGCCGCCTCCTGGACTGGATGAGCTCTTCGCCGGCTACGACGCCCTCCGTCCCTCGCCCGCGTCCAGGAACCAGCCCGTCAACGGCCCCGCGTCCGCTCCGTACCAGGCCGCCGTCGGAGGCCCGCCCCAGGAGGGCGCGGGGGCCGCGAACATGGAGATACAGCTCGAGGAGGCCTCTTCGGGCGGCAGACCCCAGGCCCCGAAGAAAGCGCGGGCCGCCAGGGATGTCGACGCACTGGGCGCGGCCGCGCCTGCGATGGCCATGCCCGGGGGCGCTGCCTCCGCGTCTCCCTCCAGGCCCATGCCCCGTCCAGCGGCGGCCCCGATGGCCTCGAAGCCTTCGCTGAACCGGGCCCGCATGGAGCCGGAAGACATGCCCGCAATGCGCCGCGCGCGCGGCGGCCGAGGCGCTCCCGCACCGAAGCAAGACGAGGGCATGGATGACGATGACATGCCCCAGGAGAGCCTGGTCCTCGACGAGCCCATGATGGCGGACCTCGTCGCCGCGGAGCCCGAGTCGGAGGATGGCTTCGGTGGCTCGGCCGAGAAGCTGGGCGCGACGCCGCGCGTCGAGCCCGCCGACCAGTGGCTGGACTACGAGCGGCTGGCGCTGGCGCCCGCGGATGCCGAGGCCTCGGGACGTGGCCGGCTCCACGCGCGCCCCAGTCACGTCACTCGAGAGGTGCTGGCCCTGTCGGCCATCCAGGTCCAGGTCAACGTCGTCTCCTTCGTGGCGGTGTGTGAGCGGGAAGTGGCCAGCCTCTGGCGAGTCCCCGCCCCCGCGTGGACCGTTCCTCCTCGCGAGTCGGCGATGCACTTCGATGCGCGGTTCGACGTGGAGACCCGCGCGGACGTGCCCTCCGACGGGACGTGGCACACGCTACCGGTCCTCTCCGTCCCCGTGGGGCTGTCACCCGAGTATGTCTGCGTGCCCTCCGTGGAGCCCCGCGCGTTTCGCACGGTGCGCGTGGAGAACCGCTCGCCCTACCCGCTCCTCGCGGGCCCGGTGGATGTCACCCTGGGCGACGAGTTCCTGATGACGTCGCCGCTGCCCACCATGCCTCCGGGGTCGACGCAGCGACTGGGATTGGGCGTCGAGGAGTCCATCAAGGTCGCGCGCAACACGCGCTTCGACGAAGCCTCCGGCGGCATCTTCGGCGGGGCGACGATGCTCACGCACCACGTCTCGGTGGAGCTGGCCAACCGGCTCACCAATCGCATCCTCGTCGAGGTGTGCGAGCGCGTGCCCGCGGTCCCGTCGAACTTCGAGAAGGACGTCAAGGTGGAGGAGATGGAGGTGGCGCCGCACTGGCAGAAGCGCACGCCACTGCCGGGAGAAGTCCCCGTGGAAGGAGAGCGCGCGTGGCGCGTGGTGCTCCAACCCGGTGAAGCCCAGACGCTCAAGGCCACATGGACCGTGAAGATTCCCGCCAGCAAGATGCTGGGCGGCGGAAACAGGAGGACCTGA